The following are encoded together in the Scytonema millei VB511283 genome:
- a CDS encoding MGH1-like glycoside hydrolase domain-containing protein codes for MTTLTQEEIRLEAALTHKAHWRRWGPYLSDRQWSTVREDYSSYGTAWDYFTHDQARSRAYRWGEDGIAGISDNHQRLCFAIALWNGEDPILKERLFGLTGSEGNHGEDVKEYYFYLDNTPTHSYMKALYKYPHQAFPYTQLVEENKRRNRREPEFELIDTGIFDENRYFDVFVEYAKYSAEDILIQIQVINRGAEAKTLHILPTLWFRNTWSWTTDESKPILQKIESGHDLSVISAFHPTLGTRYLYCQGETELLFTENETNTARLFNFPNASAYVKDGINDYIVQGRKEAVNPESFGTKAAAHYLLNVGAGETQIIKLRLSDISPCLPSQGGLGGSQSPPYQGGLGGSPFDTFDTTLSSRQREADEFYQRITPFTLGEDMRNVQRQAFAGMLWSKQYYHYVVEDWLKGDPAAPEPPSDRKTARNHEWFHLYSDDILSMPDKWEYPWFAAWDLAFHAIPLATIDPDFAKYQLDVMTREWYMHPNGQIPAYEWAFGDVNPPVHAWATWRVYKIEQKIYGRSDRVFLERVFQKLLLNFTWWVNRKDVEGKNVFQGGFLGLDNIGVFDRSAVLPTGGHIDQSDGTSWMGMYCLNMLTIALELAKTNPVYEDIATKFFEHFLYIADAMNHIGEMEASLWDEADGFYYDVLHLPNEQQISLKVRSLVGLIPLFAVETIEPETLQQLPGFKKRVEWFIQNRPDLTQNIACMKSEGVGERRLLAIVYRDKLQRILQKMLDETEFFGDYGIRGISRYHAEYPYVFNVNGTQFRVDYEPAESSSGLFGGNSNWRGPVWFPVNFLLIESLQKFHHYLGDDFQVECPTGSGQMMTLWEVATELSQRLMRIFLKNSSGDRPVHGGTQKFQTDPDWQDLILFYEYFHGDNGAGIGASHQTGWTGLVAKLIQQYGEYERQDKASSQKLLQRSH; via the coding sequence TTGGAATGGTGAAGATCCGATTCTCAAAGAAAGGCTTTTTGGTCTCACAGGTAGTGAAGGCAATCACGGGGAAGATGTCAAAGAATATTACTTTTATCTTGACAATACTCCAACTCATTCCTACATGAAAGCACTCTATAAATATCCACATCAAGCATTTCCCTACACTCAATTAGTGGAAGAAAATAAACGCAGAAATCGTAGAGAGCCGGAGTTTGAACTGATAGATACAGGTATATTTGATGAAAATCGTTACTTTGATGTATTCGTCGAATATGCAAAGTATTCTGCTGAAGATATTCTGATTCAAATTCAGGTAATAAACAGGGGGGCAGAAGCGAAAACGCTACATATATTACCGACACTCTGGTTTCGCAATACTTGGTCTTGGACTACAGATGAGAGCAAGCCGATTCTGCAAAAAATTGAATCTGGTCATGATTTGAGTGTTATTAGTGCTTTTCATCCCACGTTAGGGACAAGATATCTGTATTGTCAAGGGGAAACAGAACTCTTATTTACAGAAAATGAAACGAATACCGCACGGTTATTTAATTTCCCTAATGCTTCTGCTTATGTAAAAGATGGCATTAACGACTACATCGTACAGGGTCGAAAGGAGGCAGTAAACCCAGAATCTTTTGGTACTAAAGCTGCGGCTCATTATTTATTAAATGTCGGTGCAGGCGAAACTCAAATCATTAAATTGCGACTCAGCGATATATCTCCTTGCCTCCCTTCTCAAGGGGGGTTGGGGGGATCTCAAAGCCCCCCTTACCAAGGGGGGTTGGGGGGATCTCCATTCGATACATTCGATACTACCCTTTCCAGCCGCCAGCGAGAAGCCGATGAATTTTATCAGCGCATAACTCCCTTTACACTGGGCGAGGATATGCGTAACGTGCAACGACAGGCTTTTGCCGGAATGCTTTGGAGCAAGCAATACTACCACTATGTTGTCGAAGATTGGCTCAAGGGCGATCCGGCTGCACCTGAGCCACCAAGCGATCGCAAAACAGCTAGAAATCACGAATGGTTTCACCTTTACAGCGATGATATTCTCTCCATGCCTGATAAGTGGGAATATCCTTGGTTTGCCGCTTGGGATCTTGCCTTTCATGCCATTCCTCTAGCAACAATCGACCCAGATTTTGCCAAATATCAATTAGATGTGATGACGCGGGAATGGTACATGCATCCAAACGGGCAAATTCCGGCTTATGAATGGGCATTTGGAGATGTGAATCCACCCGTTCATGCTTGGGCAACTTGGCGCGTTTACAAGATCGAACAAAAAATTTACGGACGCAGCGATCGCGTCTTCTTAGAGCGGGTATTTCAGAAATTATTGCTGAATTTTACTTGGTGGGTAAATCGTAAAGATGTAGAGGGTAAAAATGTCTTTCAAGGGGGATTTCTCGGTTTAGACAATATTGGCGTATTCGATCGCAGTGCCGTGCTGCCAACGGGGGGACACATCGATCAATCTGACGGTACAAGCTGGATGGGGATGTATTGCTTGAATATGCTAACGATCGCCCTAGAGTTAGCAAAAACCAATCCCGTTTACGAAGACATTGCGACTAAATTCTTCGAGCATTTTCTCTATATCGCTGATGCCATGAACCACATTGGCGAAATGGAAGCATCTCTCTGGGATGAGGCAGATGGATTTTATTATGATGTCCTGCATTTACCTAACGAGCAGCAGATTAGCTTAAAAGTGCGATCGCTTGTGGGCTTAATTCCGTTATTTGCGGTAGAAACGATTGAACCAGAAACACTACAACAACTTCCAGGCTTTAAAAAGCGAGTGGAATGGTTTATTCAAAATCGCCCCGATCTCACTCAAAATATTGCTTGTATGAAAAGCGAGGGAGTAGGAGAGCGAAGATTGCTGGCTATTGTCTACCGCGATAAGTTGCAGCGAATTTTACAAAAAATGCTGGATGAAACTGAATTTTTCGGAGATTATGGGATTCGAGGAATTTCCCGCTACCATGCCGAATATCCTTATGTTTTTAATGTCAACGGTACTCAATTTCGCGTCGATTACGAACCCGCAGAATCTAGTAGCGGTTTGTTTGGTGGTAATTCTAATTGGCGCGGTCCCGTTTGGTTTCCAGTAAATTTTCTACTGATTGAATCTCTACAAAAATTTCATCATTATTTGGGAGACGATTTTCAAGTTGAATGCCCTACAGGTTCCGGTCAAATGATGACGTTGTGGGAAGTTGCAACTGAATTATCTCAAAGGTTAATGCGGATTTTTCTGAAAAACTCATCCGGCGATCGCCCCGTTCATGGCGGAACTCAAAAGTTTCAAACCGATCCTGATTGGCAAGATTTGATTTTGTTCTACGAATACTTCCACGGCGATAACGGCGCGGGAATTGGTGCTAGTCATCAAACTGGATGGACGGGTTTAGTGGCAAAGCTAATTCAGCAATACGGCGAGTATGAAAGACAAGACAAAGCATCATCGCAAAAACTGCTACAGCGATCGCATTAA
- a CDS encoding response regulator transcription factor → MTAHILLVEDEIKLARFLELELSSEGYRVSVAHDGMAGLTLARESSFDLAILDWMLPGLTGVELCRRLRATGNKIPVILLTARDEVGDRVTGLDAGADDYVVKPFSIEELLARIRAHLRRNSEPDLDLMQFEDLSLNRRTREVLRGQRAIELTVKEFDLLEYLLSHPRQVFTRDQILEKVWGYDFVGDSNVIEVYIRYLRLKLEENNEKRLLHTVRGVGYVLRE, encoded by the coding sequence GTGACAGCACATATTCTCCTGGTTGAAGATGAAATCAAGCTGGCTCGGTTTTTGGAACTAGAACTGAGCAGCGAAGGCTATCGCGTCAGCGTAGCGCATGATGGCATGGCGGGATTGACATTGGCGCGAGAGTCATCATTCGATCTGGCAATTCTAGATTGGATGCTACCAGGGTTGACAGGAGTGGAACTGTGCCGTCGCCTGCGTGCTACTGGCAACAAGATTCCCGTAATTTTGTTGACAGCAAGAGATGAAGTGGGCGATCGCGTCACTGGTTTGGATGCGGGTGCTGATGATTACGTAGTTAAACCCTTCAGTATTGAGGAATTACTCGCCAGAATTCGCGCCCATCTACGCCGGAATAGCGAACCAGATTTAGATTTAATGCAATTTGAGGATTTGAGCTTAAATCGCCGTACCCGTGAAGTATTGCGCGGTCAGCGGGCGATCGAACTAACTGTGAAAGAATTCGATCTACTAGAATACCTGCTGAGCCACCCGCGTCAAGTATTTACCAGAGACCAAATTTTAGAAAAAGTTTGGGGTTATGACTTTGTCGGCGATTCCAATGTAATTGAAGTTTATATTCGCTACCTGCGCCTGAAACTGGAAGAAAACAACGAAAAGCGTTTGCTCCATACCGTGCGGGGTGTAGGTTATGTATTGCGAGAGTAA
- a CDS encoding DUF1622 domain-containing protein has protein sequence MEDLFKQLTANLAVGVEAGAGLIIGFAAVEATFKAFVLFFVRRRLPDAVKEEIRLRFGRWLSLALEFELAADILRTAIAPTWTEIGQLGAIVVLRTVLNFFLQMEIDKAATRNYVQFK, from the coding sequence ATGGAAGACCTATTCAAGCAATTAACTGCCAATTTAGCAGTTGGTGTAGAAGCTGGTGCTGGTTTAATAATTGGTTTTGCTGCAGTAGAGGCCACTTTTAAAGCTTTTGTATTGTTTTTCGTGCGGCGGCGATTGCCCGATGCAGTCAAAGAAGAGATCCGCTTGCGATTTGGCAGATGGCTGTCGCTAGCACTGGAATTTGAACTAGCAGCAGATATTCTCCGTACCGCGATCGCACCTACTTGGACGGAGATCGGTCAATTGGGCGCTATAGTCGTTTTGCGGACAGTCTTAAACTTTTTCCTGCAAATGGAAATCGACAAAGCAGCGACGCGAAATTACGTTCAGTTCAAATAA